The DNA window ACACAGTCCGCACAGTCGGAAAATGCACACACTCGCAGGACTGAGATTCAGATACATATATTTAGATGCGGATACGGAGAAGTCGGGAGTCGGGGAGTCGAGTTGCATACCTGTGCATTCTGCCGGATAAAATTAGAACGTGAAAGTCGCTGCAGTTGACAGCGTAAAAATGTGTGAACTTAGGAACAGGAAAGCGACTGCGAGTATGCTACTATATGCCATATACGATATATGTGGGCTTCTCTGATTTTCTGCGATTCGAAATTAATAACGAATAAGCGAAAGGCGGCTCCAAATTACACTTGCCACCAACTTGGCAGGCAGCAGGAAGCCCAACTCCTTTTGCCAAACTTTTGCCCAACTTCCGCCGATTGACGCATAAACTTTCGAATTACCAAAAATGATTGGAGACCACCCCATGGCCACCACCCCTCCTCTGGGAACATACGAGTATTTTTAGCCCAGTCATAATACAGTCActgtttcatttttattggtACAAAACAACATGCACTAAGCGTGTTTCATGCCCAATTCTGGGATACGCAGATATGGATAAGCTTAGTACtaatttataaacatttttattgagttTCAGCTCGAGTGCCTCAGTCAGtcatttttgaaaacaataaacaataatgcaaatgtgcgataaagtaactctaaaaattttaacttgATAGTGAAAGGGAGTGTGTCACTGGCGAGATTTTCTAATTGTGTTTGGTCACTAATGATTAATTCGAATTAAACATAACTACCCACAAAGTAACTATGAACTAGCTTTTTTGAAGTAACTTGCTCACTTACTTCATGTGAATTCATACTGCCATGTGGCGAGTTTTGAGCTGGTGGACTCCGCATTGGCCCCACTGTGCGCgcgtgtctgtgtgcgtaTCTGTGTGCCTGCCGCTGCCTCGGTGTGAGTGCGATCGGCCGTCTCGCTCTGGCACTCGAGTCGCCGTCGACTCAAAGTCACCAGAACATCGTCGACGGACTCGAGTTTGGTTCCGCCGATCAGTTGTGTCTTGTGCGTTGTGCGGTGAAGTTGCGCCTTCGTTCTGAAACCTGAAAAGCTGAGAATCAGAACCTCTGAACATCTGAATATCTGACCATCTGAACGTCTGAAAATCCAGCAGATACTCGGACCGTGCGGCGCATCCTTCTCCAGACTGAGAGCCAGATCCGATTCCAGCCTTAGCCTTCCACTCCACAAATCGCCACTTTCGAGATGAGAGAAATTGTTCACCTGCAGGCCGGCCAGTGTGGCAACCAGATCGGCGCTAAGGTACGTTTCGTTACTAGTCTCTTTTGCAGCTCACATTTTCTCGAGTCAGTCGCTGATTTCGTCTGATTTCGACTGATTTCGGCTGATTTCTGGTGGCACTTAATTTATTCAGATTGCCCGAAAACGTTTTTCAATGAGTTTCCAAAATGATCGATGTCGCCGCCTTTTTCAGCGCATTCAGCAATtaaagcgaaagaaaattaacaacaaaacagcgcaagcaacaaaaaatacgttaaataaaaaatgaaaaaatgcaaagtgcaaaaAGTGGACGGGCAAAGAAACTTATTCAGAGTTCGTCTGGCACTCAAAATGCCCTTTCTGCTTCgcaaaaatcacaaaaaacacagaaatcacaaaaaacgaagaaaagaaaacggGTTGGGCCGGCTGCAGATCACGAAAAGTGATTCATGGCAAACCCTCCCCGGGGAAATTGCGGTGGGGAGGGGAAGTTTGGCTGAATAATTGGGAGAATTATGAGTGAGGCGCAAATCGGCGAGAAAACTTCGGCACTTCTGCAATTTCCAGCGGACTTTGCCTCGCTGCCCTGCAGTTGGCCAAGAAGGGAAATCTCTCGAATTATCTGACCGGAGAAATCTTTTCGCTTTGCTTGAGTTTCCTGCGCTCCAGAGAAACcacaaaaattgcaataaacGAAGTAATTGTAGGCAAAGAAATCTTTATAGTCGGACCATATAACTTGACTCGCGTTTGTACTCACTGGAGTAGCAACCGAAAGGCATGGCTGAAATCATAAATAACCATGAGTATAATATACACATTAATCCGAtatatgtttaataaataaataatagtttcTGCCGCAgctatatacaaatatttataagcggGTTCCCCAATATCCACCGATTCGCAGCTGTTTCTATTCAATTTCCCCAGAATTTCGTTTAGAGTAGAGTATCCGATGACTGATCAGCAAGTAGGCGACAATAATGCCAACTACTGGGCTTTTATCAATCGGAGTGAATGAGCAACGGAAATCCGAGAAATGCCAGCGAATCGTAGCAATTAGGTTCTGATTTCCAGTGGGGCACATACTCGTATAGGATAGTCCACTCAATCAGCAGGCCCGAAAAACAAAGTGCAGCTCTTCGCGAAAAGGAGGCAGGCGGCCAACcggcttttggccaactcggCTGCTTTTTGGCCATACCAGTTTGGGATCGATGTTGCGGACAAGTGGGCAAGTGGACAAGTCCCCGCTGAGTGCATTTTTCTGCGGCATCAATGTCAATGCCACAGATTTGTACAATCGCCGAATTGCCCCCCTGCTAAGTGGGTCGCATTTGGAGCGCCGTGCTGATAAAACCACATAGCCGTAGTACACTCACGAAAGATAAGCCCGCGGATCTTAATCATTTGATATGAGTCAATCAACAACGCGGCGACTAGTCAGCAGCTTCTATTTGAAAGCAAACTCGCCTGCCTTCTCGGCTTCCCGGAATTTCGGTGTTTCGCTGTTtcggcaatggcaatggggCAGTTTTATGGGGCAGCGTTTGTAGGTATATAAGTACTTGAATGAGATATGATGGGAAGTTTGTCTGGTAATTTGAGCAGTGAACCCCCTTCCCCCTGGTAATGTGAGACCCaaaaaaaagcagagaaactgacaaaaaaaactaacaGCTGAGTGGGCAAGCTGTTTCTTGAATAAGAATTGTCCCCTGTCGGTGCCAAAAACCGcacaagtgcagcagcagcagcagcagaagaaggaAGGAAGTGACTCACCGGACCTGTCCTGTATACGATTACAGGATACCACTGTGCGACTCCCCTTTTGGCTCGAGCCACGACGATAAATGCATACTAAGTGCGCGGCCTGCGAGATTAAGTGGAATCCGAATACGAATCCAAAAGGCCGTCCAGATCGACGAAGTCAATAAACCCGCGGCTCCTTCTCCCTCGGAATCTTATCGGCTTCCTCCTTCTTTTTTGACACTCTGCAGCAGCTGCGAGGCAAGACAAAAGTCaggagtgggtggtgtggcATGGTGTGGGGGGTCTGCAATTGAGGAATTTTCCCCGTCGGATGCCAAATGCTTTGTATCTTGTGAAAATAGCACTCTCCGTCACTCCGACACTCTGAACAGTCAGCGATCCTCGGCAGCGAGAAGACTTGGAGCCCAAGTTCACGCCCGAGTGATTCCCTCCTAGACGAAGTGCAGCAGTAATGCAGTGATGGAGTGGAGGAGTCTCTGGCTCCCAGACATGCAACACTTAATGAGGGCGTCTCGATTGCCAGTCGCCAGAAGATCGCATGCTAGAGGCGTGGCCAGGGGCGGCGGTCGCAACTCCAAAGGGGGCTTAGACCTGGCCAGTTGCTAGTTGTCAGTTTCTAGTCTTTAGACTCTATTCTCCAGCTGAAAGCCAATTGCATGAAGTAAAGAGCTGTTAGAACAGATGTTGGATGAGAGCCTGCAAAACTAATTGTCAGAGAGCTTCATTCATAATAGAGACTTTACCTTATAAGGTGAAAGAAGCATATATACTCCTTAGGACATTCTATCATCTCAGCCCCATAAACTATCTAGCTTGAGGCTTTTCAAGACCATTTACTTTAGAAGAACCAATCCGATTCGACATTAGTTTTCCCCAGCAAATTGAATTCTCGCCAGCGATCGTGTTTGCCCGAAATAAATCTGGCCGAAAAGCCATCAATCTATAATTGCAATCTAACTGTGCGTCCATTTATACTTCCAACTGCCGTTCACCGAAAAGGCCGACGCTTTTCCGACAAAGCCATTATCCATTAgctggcaaatgaaaatccgAGTTGCAGCATTAGTCGAATGTAAAAGTAAAGCGATCAGCGATGGTCGTGCCCCAAAAGTAGagggggaaatggaaaaggggaGGCCGTGAAAAACGACTTTTCACTTCAACAGTTTTGTGTGCTAATTCGGTTTTCatatttgttgctgccgcgtgtggttttgttttctgtttgctcGGCCTTCTGAGCCGAGCTTCGCTGTTGGAGCTTCATAATTGCAGCGGCCACACtccaattaaatttgatgATCTTGCTAAGATTGCAGTTGGCTGAGATTCACTTCGTTGCCGTAGTTGTTTCTGCCCCTCTCCGCCGGGccttaaataaacaaagaaatgcAGACGCCATGGGTAGCTCCACTCCTCCTTCCTTTTTCTTCTCTTTAGAGTCTGATCCCCATCTCTAGTTgtatccccatccccatctgAATCCCCATCCACAGTGCGCAGTGCCTTTGTTTATAGTCGCACACGTCAAGTTCAAGTGCCAAAGGGAAACAACTCAGACTGCCGTCTGACATCgctaacatttttattatttccccCGTTTCCCCGGCGAAGAATCTCGGGCACTGTTGCCAAGCCACAGAGCGTCTCGCTCCGGTGGAGAGCGATCCCTGCTGATCCCCAAAACCGATCCCCAAAACCGATCCCCAAATAGTCGCCCAATGATCTCCAAAAGGCGCCCAAATTTGGCTCTTGTTAAACGCAGCACAACAATTGCAGAGCACTTCCTCAATAAATCGCCGCGATCCATCGCTGTGTATCCATGAGATACTTATAGTAATTTATCGCATTTCGATGGGGTCACTGGAGGGGGAGTCTAGGGGGGTGGCCCCATCTAATGGTGGGTCATTGGCCTGCAGTCTCTAATTCTTGGCTCCCGATGAGTCAGCAGTCGCCGAAGTGTATCTCTCCTCTCCActatcccaatcccaatccgaaTCCAACCCAAACCAAAGAATCCCAACCCAACCCATCCCATCCCAACCCATTCCGCTCTGCTCtgctatttttaaatgcatttctcCCCAGGAGCGACGTGTCGTGGAAATTTTGTCCCATACAGTGAGAGAGGGgcagtgttttcttttttcttttttgtattttgtatttaatttttaccaGCCCCGGACGCATTCTTTAAATTTAGCACTAAATCAGGGCATGTTCGGATGTTCGGCGGCGTCCAAAACTGACGtttgaaaaactaaacataaattcggttttcccttttttcggGGCAATCTGTCTCACTTCTGACTGCGCCATCGTAGGCCCCCTATATGGCCATATGGATATATGGACATATGGATATATGGACACATGgccatccgcatccgcatttAGCCCATATATATACTTGTGTACTTCTCCAAACCTCAAACTTTATGGGCTGCGGCTGCGCCTTGTTGTTTGTCACATTGTCACATTGCCACATTGCTACATTGCGACattggaggaggaggcgggaACAGGGATAGCTAGAATGGTTCTTCTGTGCCTCTCCAGATTTTTTTGGATTTCGGGCGGATTCTGTGGCCGCGGCCATATGTCAGTGCCCAACATGAACTCTGACATGGCTGGGTGGGCACAATTACTCAACTTGATGAACGACCCCGGGAATATTTAGTGGGGCTTTGTGCCGGCTAAAGAGTCCGCAATCGCCCAGTGCGCCACTGCGTCCATAAAGACATCATATGGGTGGCTGATAAGGATGAAAGATCTCCGCTTGAGCGGTGGATAAGGAGCTGCCAAGATGCGGGCTGCAGCTTCTTATCTCAAGTGCTTGTGCTACTATATTCTGAGAAAGATAACCAGTTTTCTTTGAATAAAACATTCGTTGCGTTCAGGAAATTTGCTAATTGGTTTAATAGACTAAAGCTTGAATAACTCATGCTAATTACTCCTAATCAAAGCAGCTTAATGAAGCGTAATATGAAAAGGCAAAGTTCAATATATATGGCTTTCTTTTAGTTATGATCCTAGCATCCTGCCTCAAGTACACCTTTGTAACATCCTTTACTCTCCCGCAGTTCTGGGAGATCATCTCCGAGGAGCACGGCATCGACAGCAATGGCATCTACGTGGGCGACAGCGACCTGCAGCTGGAGCGCGTCAGTGTCTACTACAACGAGGCATCGGGTAACACTTTGCCATGTCACCAGATGACCCAGTGGGTTTCACTAATCGCATCCTCTTTCAGCAGTCACGCGGTCGTCGGGCGGCAAGTACGTGCCCAGGGCCATCCTGCTCGATCTGGAGCCGGGAACCATGGAGTCGGTGCGCTCCGGTCCCTACGGCCAGCTCTTCCGGCCGGACAACTTCGTGTACGGACAGTCGGGAGCGGGCAACAACTGGGCCAAGGGTCACTACACCGAGGGCGCCGAGCTGGTGGACCATGTGCTCGACGTGGTCCGCAAGGAGTGCGAGAACTGCGACTGCCTGCAGGTTGGTACTCTTAGTTAAGATCGAGATAATCCGATGCTGATTCCATATAATTCCATAGGGCTTCCAACTGACGCACTCGCTGGGCGGCGGCACTGGCTCCGGAATGGGCACCCTGCTGATCTCGAAGATCCGCGAGGAGTACCCCGACCGCATCATGAACACCTACTCGGTGGTGCCCTCGCCGAAGGTCTCGGACACCGTGGTGGAGCCCTACAACGCCACCCTGTCCATCCACCAGCTGGTGGAGAACACAGACGAGACGTACTGCATCGACAACGAGGCGCTGTACGACATCTGCTTCAGGACACTGAAGGTGTCCAATCCCAGCTACGGAGACCTCAACCACCTGGTCTCGCTGACCATGTCCGGGGTGACCACCTGCCTGCGCTTCCCCGGCCAGCTGAACGCCGATCTGCGCAAGCTGGCGGTCAACATGGTACCATTCCCGCGTCTGCACTTCTTCATGCCCGGCTTCGCGCCGCTCACCTCGCGGGGATCGCAGCAGTACCGCGCCCTCACCGTCCCGGAGCTGACCCAGCAGATGTTCGACGCCAAGAACATGATGGCCGCCTGTGATCCGCGCCACGGTCGCTACCTCACGGTGGCCGCCGTCTTCCGGGGCCGCATGTCCATGAAGGAGGTGGACGAGCAGATGCTGGCGGTGCAGAACAAGAACAGCTCCTACTTCGTCGAGTGGATCCCGAACAACGTGAAGACGGCGGTGTGCGACATCCCGCCCAAGGGCCTCAAGATGTCCTCCACGTTCATCGGCAACACCACCGCCATCCAGGAGCTGTTCAAGCGGATCTCCGAGCAGTTCTCGGCCATGTTCCGGCGCAAGGCCTTCCTGCACTGGTACACCGGCGAGGGCATGGACGAGATGGAGTTCACCGAGGCGGAGAGCAACATGAACGACCTGGTCTCCGAGTACCAGCAGTACCAGGAGGCCACCGCCGACGACGAGTTCGACCCGGAGGTCAATCAGGAGGAGGTCGAGGGCGATTGTATTTAATGGTGTGGCCAGAGGAATGAGGGGCGTGCGTGACGGCGGGGGGCATAGGGATGTCCGCTTTCTGCGCGGCATGCGCCACCAGCTGGCGGCCAAGCACTGCAGCATCCTGTGACCACCGCCGtggaacacacacacacacagtcacagCAGACGCAGACCACACACCACAATCATcacacacggacacggacaggAAGGACATGCAGACGGACAGGAAGGTCAAGCGTAGTTAGAACATCAAACGGAAATGTTCCCAATGTTCCCAATGTTTCCGCTGCTCCCCATCATCCAGCTCATCCATCATCGCTGCTCCCGCATCATCTCACATCTGACATCTCGCATCTCGCATCTTCATCTCTTTGTTCATTTTCGGCACTTGTCACCTCCGCTGcgctatatactatatactataaaCTCTACCATATATACCAAGTACACTTTACACGGAGGCACGTCTATCGCATTTCTCGCAGCCATTTTCACCCGCTTTCCACCCACCATCACTTCATTCACCACCCCAACTTTATACTACTATTTATCATATATCGCCACGTCAGCAGAGGGAACCGCAAGTATCTAGTATTTCAAAGGATATCGAATTTATGCAGAAATCTCACCTCGAGAATGTCCAGCGTCCACTTGGCGACACATACGTTTAGGGCTACACGATAAAGGAGCTCATCCAAAGATAATCGAACGACAACTCTCATCGTCATGAGATCGATCCTCTATAAAAGGCAATTTCAAAAAGCATCCGTAATTGTATTTACATATTACATAATCTTAGGGCACAAGCTATTCACTTTGTATTCGTGTGCAGTACTTCTCTTGTAGTTTTATATgaataaaaacatttgtacCCAATAAACGACTAAtaatggcaaacatttctgACAAGtaataaatggaatttatttcaaattttaaatccTGTCTTTGTTTATTGTGATGTGAGTTTATACGCTCAAGAGTGAGTTATTTCTGTATTACCTATTTTGTGCTCTGATATACACATTATGTATAATCCGTTGcctataattaataaaaacttttcaatagATAACTTCACTGCAattttacaataatttttaaacagAAAACTTCCGTTACAGCAGAAATGTATGTATAGCACgtgtaaaatgtatattacATGCGTCAAGTAAATAACGTGTAGAATTGGAAAGCGCCAATTGGAAGTCGAATTGGAATATTCTTGAGCGCATGTGGCAACGCTGCGTGTAACTGTCactttgtttaaaaatattccaaaGTTTATTAACTTTTTTAGATAAACCAAagaattaattattaattaaaattaaaagataatATGAAAGCTATTTTAGTTACTCGTATAAAACGGTGTATATTCAGGAATATAAACTATAGACCTAATTGAAATTAGCAAGACAACGAGTATAACTCAGTAACATGACTCAGTATGACCcagtaattgtttttaaaatggaaaatttgcTTAAACGACGCGCTTAAGACTATTTCTCATTGCGGACTTAAGATAAAGCCATCTTTCTCTTATACAAATATTACTGCCTAATTTTCTCGAAAGATCTAACCAATTAACCGCATTTTTTTCACATAAAACTCTACTTGCCACACATAATGCACGACAATCTCGAGCGGATCTCAGAGTCGCACAAACCCTGCCATTAACTGCCTCTCATATAGAACTCATATGCGACAAATTCGGCGGAATTAAAAGCCATTAAAGCCACGTTAGCGGTCTCGTGACAAAGGCAAAGCTCTGCCCAAAAGCCAGCCAACAGCAAAGTCGGCTTAGAACAAAACCCAGACACAcggaaaataatgaaaagaaGAGGTAAGTACGAGAACCAGTTTTGCTCGGCTTTCGACCGAAAGAGCCGGCCGGCTTTTCTGAATGACGGCCAGAACCGAGAACTTTTCCAAGCCAACCAAAACATCGAGCAAAACACTATAACACGTTCTTCCGCTCCGTCTGACTTCTCAGTGGCTAAAGTGGTTAGAGTGCGCTTAACCGTTAGTTATTAGTTATGTCACTCCGGCGGGTCAGCAAGGGTTATCCCCAGCGGAAGTTCCCCTTCCTGAGGAGATGAGGAGTTCAGGCTGAGAACCCTGCTCTGAAAAGTGGGCCAACTCCTCTGGCGGAGATATCATCATTCGTCTGCCAAAACGAGTTTGCGTTTTCCAATTTATTCCTACAGATCTCAGCTGTTATTACTTTGAAGACACTTAAAGGAAGGAAAAAAGATTTACAGGCTTTTTATCTAAGGTAGAAGAAGTAATGTTTAATATTCCAGATACTTTTAACCAAACTTGTACTTGCAACATGTATGCCCCGTTGGCTGCCTTTATCTTCAAGAAACGCATCCCAAATGTCCAACTTGCTGAGCATAGCTTCTTTTCTTGCCGTGCAACCAGATCGCCGGGGAATAGGCAAAtgaaaaagcaataaatagTTGCCAACTTACACTCATTTGGCGCCGTCATCCAACATTCAACATCCAGCAGCCAACATCCAATATCCACTATCCACAGAGCCTTATAGTCGCAGTCGTCCGGCAGACGGAGGCAAGAAAATCCAAAATGTTCAGTCCGAGATCAGCAACATGGAGTGGGGAGTGAGGAGTGGGAGGTGGGGAGTGGGTAGTGGGGAGCGGGGAGCGAGGAAGGCGGCACTGCAGTGATTGACCCAGTTTCCCGAGACGACAACAACCTACCTACCCAGCTATCCATGTACTTGCCAACTCCTCACTCACTGGATCGCTTGGATCGCTTGGATCTCGTGGAGCTCTTGGGGCTTTTGGAGCTCTTGGAGCTCTTGGAGCTCTTGGAGCTCTTGGATCTCGGTGCAGTGACTCGGAGATGGAGACTTTGCCCGGGGAAGTGCATTGCACTCTAGTACGGCAGAGGAAAATCGAGGAAAAATCTTGTTTTTGCAGCTAGTCGCCGATTCTTCGGAAAGCCAAAAAACGAAACCCGCTTGAGGTGGCAAAGTTGCAGGGGGcggaggggcgtggcaagggGCAAAAGGGGGGCAGTGGGGGGCATGCGAACAACACGTCAATGCTCTGTGGTAGCCAAAAGCCGCCGCAAACGCCTCGACTAGTTTAGATTGGACTTAGACAACCCGATCTGCGCCGCATTTTGATTTTCAGCCATCAGTTTTCTACAACCACCATCatcagcattttttttttgtggctgtCTTCTGCGGCTCGCAGACAAACACGAGTAGAACAACAATGAGCAGACAAATTGCAGCTAGGAAAATCGGCGGAGCCAGAGACCCACACGAAAATACACGCTTGACTTGGTCATTGATGCGACCGCACGGGGTCCAAAAAGTCCAAAAAGTCGGAGAAAAACAACTAACGAACAAACGAATCCAAAAGCGAAAACCGCGGCTCACATGTTCATACTTAATATTGCTGTTTGGCAGACGTTCACTTGCGACGTTGCCAAGTTTCTGTAGctgttctgtttctgtttctggccAACAACAAGTGCATTACTAAGTGCAGCGGAAGTGCCTCCACCTGGGCTGGGCCTCCTCCGAATTCTACTTGG is part of the Drosophila yakuba strain Tai18E2 chromosome 2R, Prin_Dyak_Tai18E2_2.1, whole genome shotgun sequence genome and encodes:
- the LOC6532023 gene encoding tubulin beta-3 chain isoform X2; this translates as MREIVHLQAGQCGNQIGAKFWEIISEEHGIDSNGIYVGDSDLQLERVSVYYNEASVTRSSGGKYVPRAILLDLEPGTMESVRSGPYGQLFRPDNFVYGQSGAGNNWAKGHYTEGAELVDHVLDVVRKECENCDCLQGFQLTHSLGGGTGSGMGTLLISKIREEYPDRIMNTYSVVPSPKVSDTVVEPYNATLSIHQLVENTDETYCIDNEALYDICFRTLKVSNPSYGDLNHLVSLTMSGVTTCLRFPGQLNADLRKLAVNMVPFPRLHFFMPGFAPLTSRGSQQYRALTVPELTQQMFDAKNMMAACDPRHGRYLTVAAVFRGRMSMKEVDEQMLAVQNKNSSYFVEWIPNNVKTAVCDIPPKGLKMSSTFIGNTTAIQELFKRISEQFSAMFRRKAFLHWYTGEGMDEMEFTEAESNMNDLVSEYQQYQEATADDEFDPEVNQEEVEGDCI
- the LOC6532023 gene encoding tubulin beta-3 chain isoform X1; this translates as MREIVHLQAGQCGNQIGAKFWEIISEEHGIDSNGIYVGDSDLQLERVSVYYNEASAVTRSSGGKYVPRAILLDLEPGTMESVRSGPYGQLFRPDNFVYGQSGAGNNWAKGHYTEGAELVDHVLDVVRKECENCDCLQGFQLTHSLGGGTGSGMGTLLISKIREEYPDRIMNTYSVVPSPKVSDTVVEPYNATLSIHQLVENTDETYCIDNEALYDICFRTLKVSNPSYGDLNHLVSLTMSGVTTCLRFPGQLNADLRKLAVNMVPFPRLHFFMPGFAPLTSRGSQQYRALTVPELTQQMFDAKNMMAACDPRHGRYLTVAAVFRGRMSMKEVDEQMLAVQNKNSSYFVEWIPNNVKTAVCDIPPKGLKMSSTFIGNTTAIQELFKRISEQFSAMFRRKAFLHWYTGEGMDEMEFTEAESNMNDLVSEYQQYQEATADDEFDPEVNQEEVEGDCI